In Magnetococcales bacterium, the DNA window AGCGGGTGATCTCCTCGAAGGGGCTGGGGATGGTGGGCAGCTCTGGAAATCCCGAATCCCCCCCCCTCAGCCGCAAGGGGGTCTCTGGCAGGAGATCCAGCTCCACAAAGAGGGAGCCGGTGAGATAGTTGTTGGTGTGGAGTTGGGCTCGCAGTCCTTTTTGTATCAGCTGTTGAAAAAGCTCCCGCTCCTCGGAGGGGGAGGCGGGTTTGTTGCGGGCGATGCGTTCCGGCTCCAGTTGCAGGAGCACCGGAATGTGGAAGGTGCCGTCGCTGTCGTCAAAGGCCATTTTAAAGTCGGTCACCGAGCCGACTTTGATTCCCCGAAACTCTACCGGTGCGTCGATCTTCAAGCCCCTTACCGAATGGTCGAAATAGGCTACAAAATGCACCTTGCGGGTGTAGGCCAGTTCGGTGGTGGCGGCGTGGTTTTCATAGAGGATAAAAAGATTACCCTGTTGGGCGGTTTGGGAGGATTCCAGGTTGGTGGGGGTTTCGAAGGAGATGCCCCCGACCAGCATGACGGGGAGGGATTCGGTTTTGACGTTGATACCGTTGGCATCCATGGAAACATCAATGCCGTTGGCGTTCCAGAAGCGGGTGTTTTCCTTGACCAGATCGTGGTAGGGAGCCTGGATGAAAATGCGCACCCGGACGTTTTGTTTGTCGTCGGTCAGCTCATAGTTCAGCACTTCCCCCACGGTGATGCCCCGATAGTAGATGGCGGAGCCCGGTTGCAGGGCGGCCAGGCGATCCGCCAGCAGGAGATATTCCCGCCCTTGTTCGTGGGCGCGCACCACGGGGGGCTCTTCCAGGCCGATGAAGGTTTCGGCAGGCTCTCCCGAGCCAGGATCCATTTCGATGTAGGCGCCGGAAACCAGAGTGCCAAGTCCCGTCAGGCCACTGGCTGAAAGCCGGGGTCGCACCACCCAGAAGCGGGTGTTTGTCTTCAGATGGTCCGCCATGTGGCGGGTGATGCGGGCGGTGACCAAAATGTGGCTGAGATCATCCGAAAACCGCACCCCTTTCACCTGCCCCACCTCCACATCCCGATATTTGATCCGGGTCTGCCCTATTTTGATGCCGTCGGAGGTTTCGAAGGAAATTTCGATGGTGGGGCCTTTTTCCATCCAGGTGGTAAAGCCGATCCAGATGGCCATGATGGCGGCGATCAGGGGAATCAGCCAGATGGGGGAAAATCCGGAGGGGGTTTCCACCACCACCTCTGGGGGCGGGTCGATAGGGGGTTCGGTCAGGGGCTTGGTTTCAGCCATGGGGTTTCTCCAGCACATCCCAAATCAGACGGGAATCAAATGTTTCGGCGGCAAACAGGGTCATCACCACCACGGCGGCAAAAAAAGAGGCCCCCACACCGGGGGTGATGGTGGCGATGGGGCCAAAGTTGACCAGGGCCACCATCACCGCAATCACATAGATATCCACCATGGACCAGCGTCCCACCCCTTCCAAAATCCGATAGAGAATTGTCCGGTCTTTGGGTTTGGTGTGAGATTTTATCTGGACGGAGATCAGGAGATAGACCAGAGAGGCGATTTTGAGCAGGGGGACGACGATGCTGGCGAAAAAAACCAGTAGCGCCAGGGGCCACATCCCCTCTTCCAGGAGTTTTTGCACCCCGGAGAGAATCGTATCGGGCTCCCCGTAGTGGCCAAAGCCCACCACCGTCATTACCGGGAGCAGATTGGCGGGGATATAGAGAATCACGGCGGCGATGAGCCAGGCCCAGGTGCGGCGCAGGCTGTTGGGTTTGCGGGGGTGGCTGATGGTGCGGCAGCGATGGCAGGCGATCACCCCACCGGGTTTGGGGGCGGGGAGGGTGAGGTGGCAGATGGGGCAGCAGGTGATACGGGTGGGGTTTGGTTTTGGTGATGGGGGGATTGCTGAGCCTGCATCAAGCCGCTCCCAGATCTCCCGATTATCGAGACTGGCGGCGGCTGCGGTGGTGGCGACGATCATGCCGCCGATGGCAAAGAGGGCGATGCCGGGGGTGATGGCGGCCAGGTCGGCCAGTTTGACGAAGGCCACCATGGCCCCCAATAGATAGACCTCCATCATCCCCCAGTGGCGCAGGTGGGAGATGGATTTCATGAGGGGTTTGGCTCCGGGCATGGGGGGGCCTGATCTCAAGGGGAGGAGGATATAGAGCATGCTGGAGAGGGTGATGAGGGGCACCAGAATGGAGGTGGCGGCGACCAGGGTGCCCAGACCTGGCATGCCTCTCTCAGCGATCCCCGCCACCGCACTCAGCAGGGTGGCTTCCCGCATGCGGCCATGAATTTCAAAGGCCATCAAAGGATGGTGAATGGCGATCAGAAAAAAGATAAATCCGGTGAGGGTGAAGGCCAGCGCTCGGTCGAGGCTGTTGGGATGGCGTCGGAAGAGCACCATGGCGCAGCGTCGACAGCGTCCCACCCCCCGCTTGGGAAGGGGGAGGGGCTGGCTCTGGGTGAGCCCGCATCCGGAGCAGGCGATCAGTTGATGCGGTGTGTGGGCGTCCTTCACTGGGGGATTGTTGCCGGAAAATTGGTGATGGCCAATGGTGGTGCTCCCTGATGGGTAAAATAAAATGGCTTTGGGGATTATTCCCACCATAAATTTAACATACTGGGAGCGGGTGGGGGAGGTGGGGCAACTGTTTTGGTTAAAATGTGGGTGGACACTTGCCTGATGCGCCTGGTTTCGGGCATTTTTTGAGGGGTCAAGTGGGCGAGGGGTGGTTGGATGGTGAACCTCTTGCCGTGGGGGGCGCAACATGGGATTGAACCTGAGATGAGCTGGAGGCGCTTGTGAAGAGGATGATGGTAGGGAACTTGGTCGTCATGGTGATGGTGGCAGGGGGGATGGTGATTGGAGTGGGCCTGGCAAGTGCTGAGGAGTCGGCTGGGGGGAATGATCTGCTCTCCATGCCGGTGCTCTCTGCTCCCTATCAGGCGATGGCTGAGGAAGCCCGCGCCCTGGCGGAAGCGGCCCCGGCTGAAGCGGCTCCTGTTGAAGTAACCGAAGCGGCTCCGGCGGAAGCAGCTCCTGTTGAAGTAACCGAAGCGGCCCCAGTTGAAACAGCTCCCGTTGAAATAACCGAAGCGGCT includes these proteins:
- a CDS encoding MCE family protein, whose product is MAETKPLTEPPIDPPPEVVVETPSGFSPIWLIPLIAAIMAIWIGFTTWMEKGPTIEISFETSDGIKIGQTRIKYRDVEVGQVKGVRFSDDLSHILVTARITRHMADHLKTNTRFWVVRPRLSASGLTGLGTLVSGAYIEMDPGSGEPAETFIGLEEPPVVRAHEQGREYLLLADRLAALQPGSAIYYRGITVGEVLNYELTDDKQNVRVRIFIQAPYHDLVKENTRFWNANGIDVSMDANGINVKTESLPVMLVGGISFETPTNLESSQTAQQGNLFILYENHAATTELAYTRKVHFVAYFDHSVRGLKIDAPVEFRGIKVGSVTDFKMAFDDSDGTFHIPVLLQLEPERIARNKPASPSEERELFQQLIQKGLRAQLHTNNYLTGSLFVELDLLPETPLRLRGGDSGFPELPTIPSPFEEITRSVTGLLEKLHQLPLENLVQELAETVHGANLLVNAPEMGKTVSNLSDSTASLNRLLKNLEGEVQPLAADLASTLLETRKTLQEVQESVDGLAGTVTPGSKLHFQLVETLKELSATSRSVRGLTDYLKRNPEALIFGKSGKGKR
- a CDS encoding paraquat-inducible protein A; translated protein: MKDAHTPHQLIACSGCGLTQSQPLPLPKRGVGRCRRCAMVLFRRHPNSLDRALAFTLTGFIFFLIAIHHPLMAFEIHGRMREATLLSAVAGIAERGMPGLGTLVAATSILVPLITLSSMLYILLPLRSGPPMPGAKPLMKSISHLRHWGMMEVYLLGAMVAFVKLADLAAITPGIALFAIGGMIVATTAAAASLDNREIWERLDAGSAIPPSPKPNPTRITCCPICHLTLPAPKPGGVIACHRCRTISHPRKPNSLRRTWAWLIAAVILYIPANLLPVMTVVGFGHYGEPDTILSGVQKLLEEGMWPLALLVFFASIVVPLLKIASLVYLLISVQIKSHTKPKDRTILYRILEGVGRWSMVDIYVIAVMVALVNFGPIATITPGVGASFFAAVVVMTLFAAETFDSRLIWDVLEKPHG